Proteins from one Prinia subflava isolate CZ2003 ecotype Zambia chromosome 4, Cam_Psub_1.2, whole genome shotgun sequence genomic window:
- the LOC134549313 gene encoding sulfotransferase 6B1-like, which yields MSSFGEAELLHTFKGIPFTIRSSPELLKSLDAFDARDDDVLLVSYPKSGTHWLAGVITKLYTTQVTVTSPIEFGDISRLEELNKLSSKRIIPTHLDYNMLPPNFKNKKCKMIYISRNPKDTAVSMFHYYRDNPNLPTVDTWTAFFDLFVKGNVVCGSWFDHFLSWAEHEDETNILFLFYEDMKKDLPKVVKEITLFLNLNVSDNDIQDICKKSSFSEMKNDTEKENSDPSHTVCALTSNRKLIFRKGAVGDWKNYFTPKQNIRFQEIFNEKMKLNKMADSFIYEF from the exons ATGTCCAGCTTCGGCGAGGCAGAGCTCTTGCACACATTTAAGGGGATTCCCTTTACCATCAGGTCTTCTCCAGAACTTTTAAAATCCTTGGATGCTTTTGATGCTAGAGATGATGATGTCCTTTTGGTTTCCTATCCCAAATCTG GCACTCACTGGCTGGCAGGAGTTATAACAAAGCTTTACACGACTCAAGTCACAGTAACATCTCCCATTGAATTTGGAGACATTTCCCGACTGGAGGAGCTGAATAAACTTTCATCAAAGAGAATCATCCCAACACACTTAGACTACAACATGTTACCTCCAAACTTTAAGAATAAGAAATGCAAG ATGATCTACATCAGCAGAAACCCAAAAGACACTGCAGTTTCCATGTTTCATTACTACAGAGATAACCCCAACCTTCCTACTGTAGACACCTGGACTGCTTTCTTTGATCTGTTTGTAAAAGGCAATG TTGTCTGTGGATCCTGGTTTGATCATTTCCTAAGCTGGGCAGAACACGAAGATGAAACAAACATCCTCTTTCTGTTCTATGAAGACATGAAGAAG GATCTCCCTAAGGTTGTAAAGGAAATTACTTTGTTCTTGAATTTGAACGTCAGTGACAATGACATCCAAGACATCTGCAAGAAGTCCTCATTCTCAGAGATGAAGAATGACACGGAAAAGGAGAACAGTGATCCCAGTCACACCGTGTGTGCTCTGACATCCAACAGGAAGCTGATTTTCCGAAAAG GTGCTGTTGGTGATTGGAAGAACTACTTCACTCCAAAGCAGAATATTAGGTTTCAGGAGATatttaatgagaaaatgaaaCTCAACAAGATGGCAGACAGTTTCATCTATGAATTCTGA
- the TMEM52B gene encoding transmembrane protein 52B, translated as MHNSDMICLVVGSFLWFPQVKGEEGCLNTELCSGTAWDRLWYIWLVLVIGGLLLLCGLVSVCVRCCFQCHQTGDESGPQPYEVTVIAFDHDSTLQSTITSLHSVFGPAARRILAVAHSHNAAQGTPALSAADTPPVYEEALHMSRFTVAKAGQKVPDLDPVPEEKPQAPAEGKDAQPALPGH; from the exons ATGCATAACTCAGACATGATCTGCCTTGTTGTAGGGAGTTTCTTATGG TTCCCCCAAGTGAAAGGTGAGGAAGGCTGCCTCAACACTGAACT CTGTTCAGGTACAGCATGGGACCGTCTGTGGTATATCTG gctggtgctggtgaTCGGggggctcctgctcctgtgtggCCTGGTCTCTGTGTGCGTGAGGTGCTGCTTCCAGTGCCATCAGACAGGGGACGAGTCGGGCCCGCAGCCCTACGAGGTCACCGTCATCGCCTTTGACCATGACAGCACCCTCCAGAGCACCATCACTT CTCTCCACTCGGTGTTTGGGCCTGCTGCCAGGAGAATATTAGCCGTGGCACACTCCCACAATGCTGCCCAGGGAACACCTGCCCTCTCTGCAGCAGACACCCCGCCAGTGTACGAAGAAGCTCTGCACATGAGCAGGTTCACCGTGGCCAAGGCGGGGCAGAAGGTGCCAGACCTGGACCCAGTGCCGGAGGAAAAGCCGCAGGCGCCGGCCGAGGGCAAGGatgcccagccagccctgccaggacactga